From the Lepidochelys kempii isolate rLepKem1 chromosome 2, rLepKem1.hap2, whole genome shotgun sequence genome, one window contains:
- the RPL14 gene encoding large ribosomal subunit protein eL14 isoform X1, producing MVFKRYVEIGRVAYISFGPHAGKLVAIVDVIDQNRALVDGPCSGVRRQAMPFKCMQLTDFVLKFPHSARQKHVRVAWEKENINEKWIGTRWAKKIEAREKKAKMTDFDRYKVMKAKKMRNRIIKHEVKKLQKQSSKKA from the exons ATG GTGTTCAAACGTTACGTTGAGATTGGCCGAGTTGCCTACATCTCCTTTGGGCCACATGCTGGCAAGCTGGTGGCAATTGTGGATGTTATTGACCAGAACAGG GCGCTGGTTGATGGCCCCTGCAGTGGTGTAAGAAGGCAGGCTATGCCCTTCAAGTGCATGCAGCTAACCGATTTTGTACTCAAATTCCCACACAG TGCTCGTCAGAAGCATGTGCGAGTTGCCTgggagaaagaaaatattaatgaaaaatggATAGGTACAAGGTGGGCAAAGAAGATTGAAGCCAGAGAAAAG AAAGCCAAGATGACAGACTTTGATCGCTACAAGGTCATGAAGGCAAAGAAAATG AGGAACAGGATCATCAAGCATGAAGTAAAGAAGCTCCAGAAGCAATCTTCCAAAAAAGCATAA
- the RPL14 gene encoding large ribosomal subunit protein eL14 isoform X2 — translation MVFKRYVEIGRVAYISFGPHAGKLVAIVDVIDQNRALVDGPCSGVRRQAMPFKCMQLTDFVLKFPHSARQKHVRVAWEKENINEKWIGTRWAKKIEAREKKAKMTDFDRYKVMKAKKMRNRIIKHEVKKLQKQSSKKA, via the exons GTGTTCAAACGTTACGTTGAGATTGGCCGAGTTGCCTACATCTCCTTTGGGCCACATGCTGGCAAGCTGGTGGCAATTGTGGATGTTATTGACCAGAACAGG GCGCTGGTTGATGGCCCCTGCAGTGGTGTAAGAAGGCAGGCTATGCCCTTCAAGTGCATGCAGCTAACCGATTTTGTACTCAAATTCCCACACAG TGCTCGTCAGAAGCATGTGCGAGTTGCCTgggagaaagaaaatattaatgaaaaatggATAGGTACAAGGTGGGCAAAGAAGATTGAAGCCAGAGAAAAG AAAGCCAAGATGACAGACTTTGATCGCTACAAGGTCATGAAGGCAAAGAAAATG AGGAACAGGATCATCAAGCATGAAGTAAAGAAGCTCCAGAAGCAATCTTCCAAAAAAGCATAA